The following coding sequences are from one Nitrospirota bacterium window:
- a CDS encoding 4Fe-4S binding protein, whose amino-acid sequence MPVVVHADKCNTCHGAQNPPCVRMCPGDLFMKDPKTGKIIMRDPSECWDCLPCVKVCPQEAIEFKLSYQLGFHTAKLMPHIHDTRDFITWELIDTKGVVDKFTIRTKVLPVELDEKVEGVTAVDFSI is encoded by the coding sequence ATGCCGGTAGTTGTTCATGCAGATAAATGTAATACATGCCATGGTGCCCAAAATCCGCCATGTGTGAGGATGTGTCCGGGTGACCTTTTTATGAAAGACCCAAAGACAGGAAAGATTATAATGAGGGACCCTTCTGAGTGCTGGGATTGCCTGCCCTGTGTAAAGGTATGCCCTCAGGAGGCGATAGAGTTTAAACTCTCTTATCAGCTTGGATTTCATACGGCAAAGCTCATGCCCCATATACATGATACGAGAGACTTTATTACATGGGAATTGATTGACACAAAAGGCGTTGTAGACAAGTTTACAATCAGGACAAAGGTTCTTCCTGTGGAGCTTGATGAAAAGGTTGAGGGCGTTACAGCAGTAGATTTTTCCATTTAA
- a CDS encoding adenylyl-sulfate reductase subunit alpha has product MEQNVIETDILIIGGGTAGCLAAVELKEQYPNLSVTIMEKAHIDRSGCLAGGMNAINAYLNPGETPESFVKYVRFDSCGIVREDLVLTMSELFEYCVKKVEKWGLPILCDEKGNYIPRGRWNIKINGESLKPIIARAAKNVGTKILNWVVATNYIMVNGRVAGAIGFSIRNGNLFVVKAKATIIATGGAAGIYKPNNAHDAQHKTWYCPYNTGAGFAMGIRAGAEMTSFEMRYIGLRVKDTIAPTGTIALGVGAPQINSKGEKFMATKYAHIGGDGAPTPYRSHGPLQEIKEGRGPVFLDTRHITPQQARDLKSAYLDMYPSMVLYWAANEIDPSKEPVEVQTTEPYIVGGHTQSGYWVDVNRKTTIEGLYAAGDVSGGAPYKFVSGCWAEGVIAARAAGEYAQKVEHADVPAELISAERDRVIEPILNFTHKKEGIKPYDMEVRLQKIMEEYAGGAATFYEVNEERLLVARRRLATLPEQFKYIIAEDLHDLMEAHEVIDRVLVAQTLVEHMLFRKETRWPGYCTRTDYTELDDQNWLKFVNTRRDPATGNIEVFTRPYEQIVPGDRYKPR; this is encoded by the coding sequence ATGGAACAAAATGTTATAGAGACAGACATTCTAATAATCGGAGGGGGGACAGCAGGCTGCCTTGCAGCAGTCGAGTTGAAGGAACAGTATCCGAACCTCTCTGTAACCATAATGGAAAAGGCCCACATTGACAGAAGCGGCTGTCTGGCAGGCGGTATGAATGCCATAAATGCCTATCTGAACCCTGGAGAGACACCAGAGAGCTTTGTTAAATATGTGCGGTTTGATTCATGTGGAATAGTCAGGGAAGACTTGGTATTGACTATGTCTGAACTGTTTGAGTATTGCGTTAAAAAGGTGGAGAAATGGGGACTGCCAATCCTCTGTGATGAAAAGGGAAATTATATCCCCCGCGGCCGCTGGAACATCAAGATAAACGGCGAGTCTTTAAAGCCGATTATTGCCAGGGCAGCGAAGAATGTCGGTACAAAGATATTAAACTGGGTAGTTGCCACTAATTATATAATGGTAAACGGCAGGGTAGCAGGGGCTATAGGTTTTAGTATAAGAAACGGTAACCTGTTTGTTGTAAAGGCAAAGGCGACCATAATAGCTACAGGAGGCGCTGCCGGAATCTATAAACCTAATAATGCACACGATGCACAGCATAAGACATGGTATTGCCCCTACAATACAGGTGCAGGATTTGCCATGGGGATCAGGGCAGGGGCTGAGATGACAAGTTTTGAGATGCGTTACATCGGCCTGCGTGTTAAAGATACCATTGCACCAACCGGAACTATTGCACTTGGTGTCGGTGCACCGCAGATAAATTCCAAAGGTGAAAAATTTATGGCAACCAAATATGCCCATATCGGCGGAGACGGCGCCCCTACACCATACAGATCTCACGGGCCTTTGCAGGAGATAAAGGAAGGAAGGGGGCCTGTATTTCTGGATACGAGGCATATTACACCTCAACAGGCAAGAGACCTGAAGTCTGCATATCTGGATATGTATCCTTCAATGGTACTCTACTGGGCGGCTAATGAGATTGACCCGTCAAAAGAACCTGTAGAGGTGCAGACCACAGAACCATATATAGTCGGAGGACATACACAATCCGGTTACTGGGTGGATGTAAACCGTAAGACAACGATTGAGGGCTTATATGCGGCAGGTGATGTATCCGGTGGTGCGCCCTATAAGTTTGTAAGCGGATGCTGGGCAGAAGGGGTAATAGCTGCAAGGGCCGCAGGGGAATATGCACAGAAGGTTGAACATGCCGATGTGCCTGCTGAATTGATAAGTGCAGAGCGGGATAGGGTGATTGAACCGATCCTGAACTTTACACATAAAAAGGAAGGGATCAAACCTTATGACATGGAGGTCAGACTTCAGAAGATTATGGAAGAATATGCAGGCGGTGCGGCTACCTTCTATGAGGTAAATGAAGAAAGGCTTCTCGTTGCAAGAAGACGCCTTGCCACACTTCCGGAGCAGTTTAAGTATATTATAGCTGAAGACCTTCATGACCTCATGGAGGCACACGAGGTCATTGACAGGGTATTGGTAGCCCAGACCCTTGTAGAACACATGTTGTTTAGAAAAGAGACCAGGTGGCCGGGTTACTGCACGAGAACTGACTATACAGAACTGGATGACCAGAACTGGCTTAAATTTGTAAACACAAGAAGAGACCCTGCAACCGGCAATATAGAGGTATTCACAAGACCTTATGAACAGATAGTGCCGGGGGACAGGTATAAGCCGAGGTAA